A window of the Virgibacillus pantothenticus genome harbors these coding sequences:
- a CDS encoding spore coat protein: MLQDKDIVNDYLNGLNSSLKSYADYIAQANNAQLRQTLINLRNGDEARQRALYSYASQKGFYKPAMPATQQDVQQVKSELTSGQ, from the coding sequence ATGTTACAGGATAAGGATATTGTAAATGATTACTTAAATGGACTGAATTCCAGCTTGAAAAGTTATGCCGATTATATTGCTCAAGCTAATAATGCGCAACTTAGACAAACATTGATTAATTTGCGAAATGGTGATGAGGCACGTCAACGAGCACTTTATAGTTACGCATCTCAAAAAGGGTTCTATAAACCTGCTATGCCAGCAACACAGCAAGACGTGCAGCAAGTGAAATCAGAGCTAACTTCCGGTCAATAA
- the nrdG gene encoding anaerobic ribonucleoside-triphosphate reductase activating protein — protein MDTARVLSIYHDSVVDGEGLRTVIFFAGCPHHCKGCHNPKSWNIRNGKEMHVQQIIDEALNPLTDITLSGGDPFYQAEAVAKVAKRLKEHGKNIWAYTGWTIEQLMENNDAHQLELLQYVDVLVDGPFILSQRDLTLTFRGSRNQRIIDMNDYRIH, from the coding sequence ATGGATACAGCAAGGGTTTTATCCATCTATCATGATTCCGTAGTAGACGGAGAGGGATTACGTACCGTGATTTTTTTCGCTGGCTGCCCCCATCACTGTAAAGGATGCCATAATCCGAAGTCCTGGAATATAAGAAATGGAAAAGAGATGCATGTGCAGCAAATTATTGATGAGGCTCTGAATCCATTGACAGATATTACGTTAAGTGGTGGAGATCCGTTTTACCAAGCAGAAGCTGTAGCAAAGGTTGCTAAACGACTTAAAGAACATGGTAAAAATATTTGGGCGTATACTGGATGGACGATTGAACAGCTAATGGAAAATAACGACGCCCATCAATTAGAGCTACTTCAATATGTGGATGTACTTGTTGACGGCCCATTTATTTTATCTCAACGGGATTTAACCTTAACGTTTCGTGGAAGTAGAAATCAACGCATCATTGATATGAATGATTATCGCATACATTAG
- a CDS encoding DUF72 domain-containing protein, whose product MIYIGLTGWGDHYSLYPEQMKAKDKLAEYSSHFLVVEVDASFYAIQPIRNVEKWVKETPANFQFVVKAYQGMTGHQRTEEERPFASKKEMFEAFIASLQPYQDVNKLAMVLFQFPPWFDCTKQNVMYLRYCKQMMGGIPVALEFRNQSWFSERFREETLSFMKEEGWIHSIVDEPQAGEGSIPTVPVVTDEEKTLLRFHGRNVIGWNKPNSAETNWRDVRYLYKYNEEELLKWKTILQELEKETKDIIVLFNNNSGGDAAGNAKQLQKLLGIEYKGLAPKQLGLF is encoded by the coding sequence TTGATTTATATTGGATTAACGGGATGGGGGGACCATTACTCCTTATATCCGGAGCAAATGAAAGCAAAAGATAAATTAGCAGAATATAGTAGCCATTTTCTCGTTGTTGAAGTGGATGCATCGTTTTATGCGATACAGCCGATTCGAAATGTAGAAAAGTGGGTAAAAGAGACGCCGGCAAATTTTCAATTTGTTGTAAAAGCTTACCAAGGAATGACGGGCCATCAACGAACGGAAGAAGAGCGCCCTTTTGCTTCAAAAAAGGAAATGTTTGAGGCATTTATAGCTTCGTTACAGCCATATCAGGATGTAAATAAGCTAGCAATGGTTTTATTTCAATTTCCACCTTGGTTTGATTGCACGAAGCAAAATGTTATGTATTTGCGCTATTGTAAACAAATGATGGGGGGTATTCCAGTTGCATTGGAATTTAGAAATCAATCCTGGTTTAGCGAGCGCTTTCGAGAAGAAACATTATCGTTTATGAAGGAAGAAGGCTGGATTCATTCTATTGTAGATGAGCCACAAGCGGGAGAAGGGTCGATTCCGACGGTTCCGGTAGTGACGGATGAAGAAAAGACGCTCCTGCGTTTTCATGGCAGAAATGTAATTGGGTGGAATAAGCCAAATAGTGCGGAAACGAACTGGCGTGATGTGCGTTATTTATATAAATATAATGAAGAAGAACTGTTAAAATGGAAAACGATATTACAGGAACTGGAGAAAGAAACGAAGGATATTATCGTGTTATTTAATAATAATTCAGGCGGCGATGCTGCTGGGAATGCAAAGCAATTACAGAAGCTTTTAGGTATTGAGTATAAAGGGCTTGCGCCAAAGCAATTAGGATTGTTTTGA
- a CDS encoding anaerobic ribonucleoside triphosphate reductase: MIETKSAPISEDQELMMAFQDIVSSSNQDLIQENANVDGRSPCGQMNKFANESAKFYAKQQMLSEEAKQAVDENYIHIHDLDYMPTGTATCCQIPLGKLLERGFNTGHGHMRSPQTILSAMALAAIIFQSNQNQQHGGQSFQAFDYDLAPFVTRSYKKQLHKLQQYKLPLSKNELEELAWAETDHECYQACEAFIHNLNSLHSRSGGQVPFTSINYGTDTSKEGRMIIKNLLLATQAGLGKGETPIFPIQIFKMKKGINFYKEDPNYDLYQLALKTTAKRLFPNFSFIDAPFNLEYYEEGNPESEVAYMGCRTRIMANRHGKENSVGRGNLSFTSINLVKIALTSQTFEAFIQKLDEYTDVVIRQLYERYIFQTHKLVKDFTFLHGEGVWTGSSELGPEDRLEKVLKQGSLSVGFIGLAECLVALTGKHHGESDEAQNLGEEIVAFLRQKCDQACEQYDLNYSLIATPAEGLSGRFTKRDQKEFGKIKGVTDRDYYTNSFHIPVYYPICAMEKIKREAVYHPYTNAGHITYIEVDGDISKNLKAMDTLVKTMAESGIGYGSVNHPVDRCKNCGYTGMIDNECPSCQITDEKQIDRIRRITGYLVGTMDKWNTAKASEEHDRVRHV; encoded by the coding sequence ATGATCGAAACAAAATCTGCTCCTATAAGTGAAGATCAAGAACTGATGATGGCTTTTCAAGATATTGTATCAAGCTCTAACCAAGATTTAATTCAAGAAAACGCCAATGTTGATGGGCGATCTCCGTGTGGGCAAATGAACAAATTTGCTAATGAAAGTGCTAAATTTTATGCGAAACAACAGATGTTAAGTGAAGAAGCGAAACAAGCTGTAGATGAAAACTATATCCATATCCATGATTTAGACTATATGCCTACAGGAACGGCGACTTGCTGTCAGATTCCTTTAGGTAAATTACTGGAAAGAGGATTTAATACTGGACATGGACATATGCGATCACCACAAACGATTTTAAGTGCGATGGCATTAGCGGCGATTATTTTTCAAAGCAATCAAAATCAACAGCATGGGGGACAAAGCTTTCAAGCTTTCGATTATGATTTAGCTCCATTTGTAACAAGGTCGTATAAAAAACAATTGCATAAATTGCAACAATACAAGCTTCCGCTTTCCAAAAATGAATTGGAGGAATTAGCTTGGGCAGAGACAGATCATGAATGCTATCAAGCTTGTGAAGCGTTTATTCACAATTTGAACAGTCTTCATTCCCGGAGTGGTGGACAGGTCCCATTTACTTCCATCAATTATGGTACAGATACAAGTAAAGAAGGCAGAATGATTATTAAGAATTTGTTACTAGCTACCCAAGCAGGACTTGGAAAGGGAGAAACACCGATTTTCCCAATTCAAATTTTTAAAATGAAAAAGGGAATTAATTTTTATAAAGAAGATCCGAATTATGACTTGTACCAGCTTGCTCTTAAGACTACGGCAAAGCGGTTATTTCCGAACTTTAGCTTTATAGATGCACCATTTAATTTGGAGTATTATGAAGAAGGAAATCCTGAATCTGAAGTAGCGTACATGGGTTGTCGCACACGTATTATGGCTAACCGTCATGGGAAAGAAAATAGTGTTGGGCGTGGAAATTTATCGTTTACAAGTATTAATTTAGTGAAAATAGCGCTTACGTCACAAACTTTTGAAGCATTTATCCAAAAATTAGATGAATATACTGATGTAGTGATTCGGCAATTATATGAACGATATATATTCCAAACACATAAACTTGTGAAAGATTTCACCTTTTTACATGGTGAAGGAGTTTGGACAGGAAGCTCTGAGCTCGGACCAGAGGATAGATTAGAAAAAGTGTTAAAGCAAGGAAGTTTAAGCGTTGGTTTCATCGGTTTGGCGGAATGTTTAGTAGCATTAACTGGTAAGCATCACGGAGAATCCGATGAAGCGCAGAATTTAGGTGAAGAAATTGTTGCTTTTTTACGGCAAAAATGTGATCAGGCATGTGAGCAATACGATTTAAATTACTCGTTGATTGCGACACCTGCAGAAGGGCTAAGTGGACGTTTTACCAAACGGGACCAAAAAGAATTTGGTAAGATTAAAGGTGTTACAGACAGAGATTACTATACGAATTCTTTCCATATTCCTGTGTATTATCCGATCTGTGCTATGGAGAAAATAAAACGAGAAGCTGTGTATCATCCGTATACGAATGCAGGTCATATTACGTATATCGAAGTAGATGGTGATATAAGCAAGAATTTAAAGGCTATGGATACACTCGTTAAAACAATGGCTGAAAGTGGAATTGGTTATGGCAGTGTTAATCATCCGGTTGATCGTTGTAAAAATTGCGGCTATACAGGGATGATTGATAATGAATGCCCTAGTTGTCAAATAACCGATGAAAAGCAAATTGATCGAATTCGACGCATTACCGGCTACCTCGTAGGAACGATGGATAAGTGGAATACAGCAAAGGCTTCTGAAGAGCATGATCGAGTGAGACACGTATAA
- a CDS encoding putative holin-like toxin, whose amino-acid sequence MTVFEGLVLMISFGTLIVAILSEKK is encoded by the coding sequence ATGACAGTTTTCGAAGGGTTGGTCTTAATGATCTCTTTCGGGACGCTCATTGTAGCTATTCTGTCAGAAAAAAAGTAA
- a CDS encoding class I SAM-dependent methyltransferase, translating to MDIVNQNRIAWDQKVEDGAVYTQEVTTELIKKSKAGDWGITVTTKKPVPKSWFPPSLKGKKILCLASGGGQQGPILAAAGGDVTVFDISERQLEKDKLVARCEGLQLKTVQGDMTNLSCFKNGAFDIIIHPVSNLFVEDISLVWQEAYRVLKDKGTLISGFTNPVLFIFDDAEDQKGNLVVKHEIPFHSLQHLTQAEAEAYIEAKHTIEFGHTLEDQIQGQIEAGFSITGFYEDDFGGSRPLDQYLKCFIATKAVKISL from the coding sequence TTGGATATTGTAAATCAAAATCGCATAGCATGGGATCAGAAAGTGGAAGATGGGGCAGTTTATACACAGGAAGTGACAACCGAGTTAATCAAAAAAAGTAAGGCAGGAGACTGGGGGATTACGGTCACGACAAAAAAACCTGTTCCAAAAAGCTGGTTTCCTCCGTCACTTAAAGGAAAGAAAATTTTATGTTTAGCTTCAGGTGGAGGGCAGCAAGGACCTATCTTAGCTGCAGCTGGAGGCGACGTTACTGTGTTCGATATTTCTGAGCGGCAGCTAGAGAAAGATAAACTTGTTGCTAGGTGTGAAGGATTACAGCTGAAAACAGTACAGGGTGATATGACAAATCTATCCTGTTTTAAAAATGGTGCATTTGATATAATCATACACCCAGTATCGAATTTATTTGTGGAAGATATTTCACTTGTTTGGCAGGAGGCTTACCGGGTATTAAAAGATAAAGGTACGCTTATTTCAGGTTTTACGAATCCTGTTTTATTTATTTTTGATGATGCGGAGGACCAGAAGGGAAATTTGGTTGTTAAACATGAGATCCCTTTTCATTCTTTACAACATCTTACTCAAGCGGAAGCAGAAGCTTATATAGAAGCTAAGCATACAATTGAATTTGGACATACATTGGAAGACCAAATACAAGGTCAAATAGAAGCCGGTTTTTCCATCACTGGTTTCTATGAAGACGATTTTGGTGGAAGCCGACCGTTGGATCAATATTTAAAGTGCTTTATTGCCACAAAGGCAGTTAAAATAAGTCTTTAG